Proteins from one Pithys albifrons albifrons isolate INPA30051 chromosome 2, PitAlb_v1, whole genome shotgun sequence genomic window:
- the CNR1 gene encoding cannabinoid receptor 1 isoform X1, translating into MGPERGGRRGTRRWRVPEPRRVPGGSRAASPRRGGGGRRRRRRRSGRAAHGAAAAAAAAAGWRSPACRLIRASEGGGGQKGGAEGREGKKGRQPGGEVSHLLLPLTGTASSALPSAGVPGRGGAHAPCSLPGVGAAGAGGSAAGAVRRDVCRSPLKTLLDEDFLRCIFLSPSLSETNKTGVMKSILDGLADTTFRTITTDLLYVGSNDIQYEDMKGDMASKLGYYPQKFPLSSFRGDPFQEKMTTGDDPLLSIIPSEQVNITEFYNKSLSPFKENEENIQCGENFMDMECFMILNPSQQLAIAVLSLTLGTFTVLENLLVLCVILHSRSLRCRPSYHFIGSLAVADLLGSVIFVYSFVDFHVFHRKDSPNVFLFKLGGVTASFTASVGSLFLTAIDRYISIHRPLAYKRIVTRPKAVVAFCVMWTIAIVIAVLPLLGWNCKKLNSVCSDIFPLIDETYLMFWIGVTSVLLLFIVYAYMYILWKAHSHAVRMLQRGTQKSIIIQSTEDGKVQITRPDQTRMDIRLAKTLVLILVVLIICWGPLLAIMVYDVFGKMNKLIKTIFAFCSMLCLLNSTVNPIIYALRSKDLRHAFRSMFPTCEGTAQPLDNSMESDCQHKHANNAGNMHRAAESCIKSTVKIAKVTMSVSTDTTAEAL; encoded by the exons ATGGGACCGGAGCGGGGCGGAAGGCGGGGGACGCGGCGGTGGCGTGTGCCGGAGCCGCGTCGGGTGCCCGGCGGCTCCCGCGCTGCCTCCCCGCGccgaggcggcggcgggcggaggcggcggcggaggAGGAGCGGGCGGGCGGCACatggagcggcggcggcggcggcggcggcggcagggTGGCGGAGCCCGGCGTGCCGCCTGATCCGGGCGAGCGAGGGCGGCGGTGGTCAGAAAGGAGGCGccgaggggagggaagggaagaaggggaggCAGCCGGGGGGAGAAGtctcccacctcctccttcccctcaccGGCACCGCCTCCTCGGCgctccccagtgctggggtgCCCGGGCGGGGCGGCGCTCAcgctccctgctccctgccgGGTGTCGGCGCGGCCGGAGCAGGCGGCAGCGCGGCCGGTGCCGTGCGGAGGG ACGTCTGCAGATCTCCATTGAAAACACTCCTGGATGAG GATTTCCTCCGATGCATTTTTCTATCCCCAAGTCTCTCTGAAACCAACAAAACTGGGGTTATGAAGTCAATCCTAGATGGCCTCGCAGATACAACTTTCCGAACAATCACGACAGATCTCCTTTACGTGGGCTCCAACGATATCCAGTACGAAGACATGAAAGGCGATATGGCATCCAAGCTGGGGTACTACCCCCAGAAGttccctctttcttccttcaGGGGTGATCCTTTCCAAGAAAAAATGACTACAGGAGATGATCCCCTGTTGAGCATCATTCCCTCAGAACAGGTCAACATCACAGAGTTTTACAACAAGTCCCTGTCCCCATTTAAGGAAAATGAGGAGAATATACAGTGTGGGGAGAACTTTATGGATATGGAGTGCTTTATGATCCTGAACCCAAGCCAGCAGCTGGCCATCGCTGTGCTGTCACTCACCCTTGGCACCTTCACAGTACTAGAAAACCTCCTCGTCCTGTGTGTTATCCTCCACTCCAGAAGCCTGCGGTGTAGACCCTCCTACCATTTCATTGGCAGCCTGGCTGTAGCTGACCTCCTGGGCAGTGTCATTTTTGTGTACAGTTTTGTGGATTTCCATGTTTTCCACCGGAAGGATAGCCCCAATGTCTTCTTGTTCAAACTGGGTGGAGTTACAGCCTCCTTCACCGCCTCTGTAGGTAGCCTTTTCCTCACAGCGATAGACCGATACATATCTATACACAGGCCACTAGCTTACAAAAGGATTGTCACCCGACCAAAGGCTGTCGTAGCGTTTTGTGTGATGTGGACCATCGCTATTGTAATAGCTGTTCTTCCTCTGCTCGGCTGGAACTGCAAAAAGCTCAATTCTGTTTGTTCAGACATATTCCCTCTCATTGATGAGACATACCTGATGTTCTGGATCGGGGTCACCAGCGTTCTGTTGTTGTTCATTGTCTATGCCTACATGTACATACTGTGGAAGGCTCACAGCCATGCTGTTCGCATGCTTCAGCGAGGCACACAGAAAAGCATCATCATTCAGTCGACAGAGGATGGTAAAGTACAGATCACTAGGCCTGATCAAACTCGTATGGACATCAGGTTAGCCAAAACCTTGGTCCTTATCCTAGTCGTTTTAATCATATGCTGGGGCCCTCTCCTCGCCATCATGGTGTATGATGTCTTTGGGAAAATGAATAAGCTCATCAAGACTATCTTTGCCTTCTGTAGCATGCTCTGTTTGCTGAATTCAACAGTGAATCCCATCATCTATGCTCTGAGGAGCAAGGACTTGCGACATGCCTTCCGCAGCATGTTCCCCACCTGTGAAGGAACAGCACAGCCCCTTGATAACAGCATGGAGTCTGACTGCCAGCACAAACACGCTAACAACGCAGGGAACATGCACAGGGCTGCCGAGAGCTGCATTAAGAGCACAGTTAAGATTGCCAAAGTTACCATGTCTGTCTCCACAGACACAACTGCTGAAGCGTTGTAA
- the CNR1 gene encoding cannabinoid receptor 1 isoform X2, whose product MKSILDGLADTTFRTITTDLLYVGSNDIQYEDMKGDMASKLGYYPQKFPLSSFRGDPFQEKMTTGDDPLLSIIPSEQVNITEFYNKSLSPFKENEENIQCGENFMDMECFMILNPSQQLAIAVLSLTLGTFTVLENLLVLCVILHSRSLRCRPSYHFIGSLAVADLLGSVIFVYSFVDFHVFHRKDSPNVFLFKLGGVTASFTASVGSLFLTAIDRYISIHRPLAYKRIVTRPKAVVAFCVMWTIAIVIAVLPLLGWNCKKLNSVCSDIFPLIDETYLMFWIGVTSVLLLFIVYAYMYILWKAHSHAVRMLQRGTQKSIIIQSTEDGKVQITRPDQTRMDIRLAKTLVLILVVLIICWGPLLAIMVYDVFGKMNKLIKTIFAFCSMLCLLNSTVNPIIYALRSKDLRHAFRSMFPTCEGTAQPLDNSMESDCQHKHANNAGNMHRAAESCIKSTVKIAKVTMSVSTDTTAEAL is encoded by the coding sequence ATGAAGTCAATCCTAGATGGCCTCGCAGATACAACTTTCCGAACAATCACGACAGATCTCCTTTACGTGGGCTCCAACGATATCCAGTACGAAGACATGAAAGGCGATATGGCATCCAAGCTGGGGTACTACCCCCAGAAGttccctctttcttccttcaGGGGTGATCCTTTCCAAGAAAAAATGACTACAGGAGATGATCCCCTGTTGAGCATCATTCCCTCAGAACAGGTCAACATCACAGAGTTTTACAACAAGTCCCTGTCCCCATTTAAGGAAAATGAGGAGAATATACAGTGTGGGGAGAACTTTATGGATATGGAGTGCTTTATGATCCTGAACCCAAGCCAGCAGCTGGCCATCGCTGTGCTGTCACTCACCCTTGGCACCTTCACAGTACTAGAAAACCTCCTCGTCCTGTGTGTTATCCTCCACTCCAGAAGCCTGCGGTGTAGACCCTCCTACCATTTCATTGGCAGCCTGGCTGTAGCTGACCTCCTGGGCAGTGTCATTTTTGTGTACAGTTTTGTGGATTTCCATGTTTTCCACCGGAAGGATAGCCCCAATGTCTTCTTGTTCAAACTGGGTGGAGTTACAGCCTCCTTCACCGCCTCTGTAGGTAGCCTTTTCCTCACAGCGATAGACCGATACATATCTATACACAGGCCACTAGCTTACAAAAGGATTGTCACCCGACCAAAGGCTGTCGTAGCGTTTTGTGTGATGTGGACCATCGCTATTGTAATAGCTGTTCTTCCTCTGCTCGGCTGGAACTGCAAAAAGCTCAATTCTGTTTGTTCAGACATATTCCCTCTCATTGATGAGACATACCTGATGTTCTGGATCGGGGTCACCAGCGTTCTGTTGTTGTTCATTGTCTATGCCTACATGTACATACTGTGGAAGGCTCACAGCCATGCTGTTCGCATGCTTCAGCGAGGCACACAGAAAAGCATCATCATTCAGTCGACAGAGGATGGTAAAGTACAGATCACTAGGCCTGATCAAACTCGTATGGACATCAGGTTAGCCAAAACCTTGGTCCTTATCCTAGTCGTTTTAATCATATGCTGGGGCCCTCTCCTCGCCATCATGGTGTATGATGTCTTTGGGAAAATGAATAAGCTCATCAAGACTATCTTTGCCTTCTGTAGCATGCTCTGTTTGCTGAATTCAACAGTGAATCCCATCATCTATGCTCTGAGGAGCAAGGACTTGCGACATGCCTTCCGCAGCATGTTCCCCACCTGTGAAGGAACAGCACAGCCCCTTGATAACAGCATGGAGTCTGACTGCCAGCACAAACACGCTAACAACGCAGGGAACATGCACAGGGCTGCCGAGAGCTGCATTAAGAGCACAGTTAAGATTGCCAAAGTTACCATGTCTGTCTCCACAGACACAACTGCTGAAGCGTTGTAA